A section of the Pimelobacter simplex genome encodes:
- a CDS encoding CpaF family protein — MPSGLDATVASPPPATSDVDWALVSTLRAQASEQLSQAVQSGRARLGKEAQQELGRSIVLDLIESAMEEAVDAGLGSWSPAKQQATAQAVFDSLFRLGRLQPLVDDDRIENIVIVGHDNVQLELIDGTLVPGPSVADSDQELIDFLVFLASRSEVNARSFSEAQPSLHMRLDGGSRLAAVAWVTTRPSVVIRRHRLMRVTLDDLVKRDMMTLVVASFLRAAVRARCSIVVAGAQGAGKTTLVRALCAEIDELEAIGTFETEYELHLHELGRHKVVIPWEARPGSGERGPDGRQSGEFTLDEALVDSFRFNLSRQIVGEVRGKEIWAMIKAMESGTGSISTTHAADAVAAVRKLVTCAMEAGPHVTQGLATSKLAATVDLIVQLSLETKVVPGGAQRTRRVAEVIALAPGEKEPGYATTHVFRSDAAGVAVPDVLPDEYRRLAQHGFDLAAYLGSQQLRART, encoded by the coding sequence GTGCCGAGCGGTCTCGACGCGACCGTTGCATCGCCGCCCCCGGCCACCTCCGATGTCGACTGGGCGCTCGTCTCGACACTGCGCGCCCAGGCCTCCGAGCAGCTGAGCCAGGCCGTGCAGTCCGGGCGTGCCCGTCTCGGCAAGGAGGCACAGCAGGAGCTGGGCCGGTCGATCGTGCTGGACCTGATCGAGTCTGCGATGGAAGAGGCCGTCGACGCCGGGCTCGGGTCGTGGAGTCCCGCGAAGCAGCAGGCGACCGCGCAGGCCGTGTTCGACTCACTCTTCCGCCTGGGCCGCCTGCAGCCCTTGGTGGATGACGATCGGATCGAGAACATCGTCATCGTCGGCCACGACAACGTGCAGCTCGAGCTGATCGACGGGACGCTCGTTCCCGGACCGTCGGTGGCCGATTCCGATCAGGAGCTGATCGACTTCCTCGTCTTCCTTGCCTCTCGCAGCGAGGTGAATGCGCGGTCCTTCTCCGAGGCGCAACCGAGTCTGCACATGAGGCTGGACGGCGGCTCCCGGCTGGCGGCCGTGGCGTGGGTGACCACCCGGCCGTCCGTCGTGATCCGTCGGCACCGGCTGATGCGGGTGACCCTGGACGACCTCGTCAAGCGCGACATGATGACGCTCGTCGTCGCCTCGTTCCTGAGGGCCGCGGTGCGCGCTCGGTGCTCGATCGTGGTCGCCGGGGCGCAGGGGGCCGGGAAGACCACGCTGGTCCGCGCCCTGTGCGCCGAGATCGACGAGCTCGAGGCGATCGGCACCTTCGAGACCGAGTACGAGCTGCACCTCCACGAGCTCGGTCGGCACAAGGTGGTCATACCCTGGGAGGCCCGGCCGGGATCGGGTGAACGTGGTCCCGACGGGCGGCAGTCGGGTGAGTTCACGCTCGACGAGGCACTGGTCGACTCCTTCCGTTTCAACCTCTCGCGGCAGATCGTCGGCGAGGTCCGTGGCAAGGAGATCTGGGCGATGATCAAGGCGATGGAGTCCGGCACGGGTTCCATCTCCACCACTCACGCGGCCGACGCCGTGGCCGCCGTACGCAAGCTCGTGACCTGCGCGATGGAAGCGGGTCCGCACGTCACGCAGGGTCTCGCCACCAGCAAGCTCGCAGCGACCGTCGACCTGATCGTCCAATTGAGCCTGGAGACCAAGGTCGTGCCAGGCGGGGCTCAGCGGACCAGACGGGTCGCGGAGGTCATCGCGCTCGCGCCCGGTGAGAAGGAGCCTGGCTACGCGACCACCCACGTGTTCCGCAGCGATGCCGCTGGCGTCGCAGTCCCCGATGTCCTGCCCGACGAGTACCGCCGACTCGCCCAGCACGGATTCGACCTGGCGGCGTACCTCGGTAGCCAACAGCTGAGAGCCCGGACATGA
- a CDS encoding SAF domain-containing protein has translation MTTTAREDRKPGPHRTAPDAGPPVTPPPKLRRRPGLVVGAVVVTALGCLLGAWAWNATTSTEEVLAATKTIHRGEVITADDVRRIRISGDPALEPLPASAYDEIVGQRAALDISAGGLITTESTTDTPLPPEGQSIVGISLTPAQVPALPMHGGDKVRIIVTPAANGDAPTGAPQFTAAEVVDTAIDETTGNTVVNVLVPYADASVLAARAATGNVALILDSGAQ, from the coding sequence GTGACCACGACTGCCCGAGAGGACCGGAAGCCCGGCCCCCACCGCACCGCGCCCGACGCCGGCCCGCCGGTCACTCCCCCGCCCAAGCTTCGCAGGCGGCCCGGACTCGTGGTCGGTGCCGTCGTCGTCACCGCCCTCGGCTGCCTTCTCGGTGCCTGGGCATGGAACGCGACGACCAGCACCGAGGAGGTCCTCGCTGCGACGAAGACGATCCATCGAGGCGAGGTCATCACCGCCGACGACGTCCGGCGCATCCGGATCAGTGGCGATCCGGCTCTGGAGCCACTCCCTGCGTCGGCGTACGACGAGATCGTCGGCCAACGCGCCGCGCTCGACATCTCTGCCGGCGGACTGATCACGACCGAGTCGACGACCGATACACCGCTGCCGCCGGAAGGCCAGTCGATCGTCGGCATCTCGCTGACCCCGGCCCAGGTCCCAGCGCTCCCCATGCACGGCGGCGACAAGGTGCGCATCATCGTCACCCCGGCCGCCAACGGCGATGCCCCGACCGGCGCGCCACAGTTCACCGCCGCCGAGGTCGTGGACACAGCGATCGACGAGACCACCGGCAACACCGTCGTCAACGTCCTGGTGCCGTACGCCGACGCGAGCGTCCTCGCGGCCCGCGCCGCGACCGGCAACGTCGCGCTGATCCTCGACTCGGGAGCCCAGTGA
- the mobF gene encoding MobF family relaxase: MTVSMRRMSAGSGYQYLLRSVAAGDGNRVLSTPLTRYYSEVGTPPGRWLGSGVGAFGAGQLRPDMHVSEEQLALLVGMGRDPITGEQLGRAYPSYKRLSDRIDERVAALDSEMTQEDCAAETTRIEAEETAAGMRRAVAGFDLTFSVPKSVSVLWGVADAVTQERIVSAHHAAVADVIALFEREVAATRAGISDSDGAVAQVDVAGVAAVAYDHFDSRAGDPQLHTHVVVANKVLTLMDGRWRSLDGRPVFASRTGLSAHYDALLADRLSRDLGIEWELRQRGPDRNPRWEIAGVTDDLITEFSSRTREIELKKDELIAEYVARHGRRPSARTIVELRAQATLATRPPKEVRSLADLTAGWRQRAAKRLGTDPTGWSQSLIGRDGDVLTAEDVPLAAIEVIGAEVVAAVSVKRAVWTHWNLMAEAAKQTMDLRFATTEDREAVLGLIVDAARARSVVLTPPELALSPARFQREDGTSRFRPRHGEKYSSIAVLEAEARLLARAEKVTAPRAAAGAGRAGGRGTVSLSDQQRRAVGSICRSGRQVDLLVGPAGAGKTTTMRALRAAWTIDQGRGSVVGLAPSAAAAQALADDLGVACENTSKWLHEYDRGRTELRRGQLVIIDEATLADTVTLDRLTGIAAGAGAKVLLVGDPHQLQSVDAGGAFALLVDRRTDAPALNEIHRFANEWEKDASLALSRGDVQVISAYGRHKRIREGLTEEMVDAAYVAWRADCAAGRASILVTESARDVRALNERARAERLLLDGAVDHREVDLVDGCRASVGDVVITRQNDRRIRTLRGGWVKNGDRWLVIDIRRDGSVLVKRLDARGGRTVLPPEYVAEHIDLGYAVTAHRAQGVTVDTAHVVVTASTTRENLYVSMTRGRESNIAYVALDQPDDSHSTPGADDVTARTVLYGVLQHSGADLSATQTIEAEYELHGGIDRLAAELETIAAEAQHDRFADLLSRSGLTAEQHAAAVESTAFGPLTAALRRAEAYHHDLERLLPRVVGRHGLDDADDIAAVLRYRVDKLAATPPLGCRLRPRLIAGLIPEPLGPMSAEDRQAIDQRKELIESRARAIAEDAVASREAWAGRLGPRHSCSGVGDSWPAAVETVAAYRDRYKITSDLPVGGVAENHAQRADRHRAQVALREAAALSRVSDRPPGTAGAERRAISGP, translated from the coding sequence GTGACGGTCTCGATGCGCCGGATGTCCGCGGGCAGCGGCTACCAGTACCTGCTGCGCAGCGTCGCGGCCGGCGACGGCAACCGCGTCCTGTCGACGCCGCTGACCCGCTACTACTCCGAGGTCGGTACGCCGCCCGGACGCTGGCTTGGATCCGGTGTCGGCGCATTCGGTGCCGGCCAGCTTCGCCCGGACATGCACGTGAGCGAGGAGCAGCTCGCGCTGCTTGTCGGCATGGGGCGCGACCCAATCACGGGAGAGCAGCTCGGCCGCGCGTATCCGTCGTACAAGAGGCTCTCGGACCGCATCGACGAGCGGGTCGCCGCTCTCGATTCGGAGATGACCCAGGAGGACTGCGCCGCCGAGACGACACGGATCGAGGCCGAGGAAACCGCCGCCGGGATGCGGCGCGCGGTGGCCGGGTTCGACCTCACCTTCAGTGTGCCGAAGTCGGTCTCTGTGCTCTGGGGTGTCGCCGACGCCGTCACCCAGGAGCGGATCGTCTCCGCCCATCACGCGGCGGTCGCAGACGTAATCGCGCTGTTCGAACGAGAGGTCGCCGCCACTCGGGCGGGGATCTCCGACTCGGACGGCGCCGTCGCCCAGGTCGACGTGGCGGGTGTCGCGGCCGTCGCCTACGACCACTTCGACTCCCGCGCCGGGGACCCGCAGCTCCACACGCACGTCGTCGTCGCCAACAAGGTCCTCACCCTCATGGACGGCCGCTGGCGAAGCCTCGACGGACGCCCGGTCTTCGCCTCGCGCACCGGGTTGTCTGCGCACTACGACGCACTCCTGGCGGACCGGCTGTCGCGCGACCTCGGCATCGAGTGGGAGCTGCGGCAGCGCGGACCCGACCGGAATCCCCGATGGGAGATCGCAGGCGTGACCGACGACCTGATCACCGAGTTCTCCAGCCGCACCCGTGAGATCGAGCTCAAGAAGGACGAGCTCATCGCGGAGTACGTCGCTCGCCACGGCCGGAGGCCCTCGGCGAGGACGATCGTCGAGCTCCGGGCCCAAGCCACGCTCGCCACGCGCCCGCCGAAGGAGGTCCGGTCGCTCGCCGACCTCACCGCGGGCTGGCGGCAACGGGCCGCCAAACGGTTGGGCACCGACCCCACGGGGTGGTCACAGTCGTTGATCGGCCGAGACGGCGATGTCCTGACAGCGGAGGACGTGCCGCTGGCTGCGATCGAAGTGATCGGCGCCGAGGTGGTTGCGGCCGTCTCCGTGAAGCGGGCTGTGTGGACGCACTGGAACCTGATGGCCGAGGCGGCGAAGCAGACGATGGATCTGAGGTTCGCGACAACCGAAGACCGCGAGGCCGTCCTCGGCCTCATCGTGGACGCGGCCCGAGCGCGCTCCGTCGTCCTGACGCCGCCGGAACTCGCCCTCAGCCCGGCCCGGTTCCAGCGCGAAGACGGCACGAGCCGGTTCCGCCCGCGGCACGGTGAGAAGTACTCCTCGATCGCAGTGCTCGAGGCCGAGGCACGGTTGTTGGCACGCGCCGAGAAGGTGACCGCGCCAAGGGCTGCAGCCGGTGCCGGTCGAGCGGGCGGCCGTGGCACGGTCTCGCTGTCCGATCAGCAGCGGCGTGCGGTGGGGAGCATCTGTCGCTCAGGGCGCCAGGTCGACCTCTTGGTCGGACCTGCTGGGGCGGGCAAGACCACGACTATGAGAGCGCTCCGCGCGGCGTGGACCATTGACCAAGGGCGGGGGAGCGTTGTCGGGCTGGCGCCGTCCGCCGCCGCCGCCCAGGCGCTGGCCGATGACCTCGGTGTCGCCTGCGAGAACACCTCGAAGTGGCTCCATGAGTACGACCGCGGCCGCACCGAACTGCGGCGCGGTCAACTCGTGATCATCGATGAGGCGACGCTGGCCGACACGGTGACACTCGATCGGCTCACGGGGATCGCAGCAGGCGCGGGCGCCAAGGTCCTGCTGGTCGGCGACCCGCATCAACTCCAGTCCGTCGATGCCGGCGGAGCCTTCGCACTCCTCGTCGACCGGCGCACGGATGCCCCGGCGCTGAATGAGATCCACCGTTTCGCCAACGAGTGGGAGAAGGATGCCTCGCTCGCGCTGAGCCGGGGAGACGTCCAGGTCATCTCGGCGTACGGCCGCCACAAGCGGATCCGCGAGGGTCTCACCGAGGAGATGGTCGACGCGGCGTACGTCGCCTGGCGGGCCGATTGTGCCGCCGGACGCGCCAGCATCCTCGTGACGGAGTCTGCGAGGGACGTCCGGGCGCTCAACGAACGCGCCCGGGCCGAGCGGCTGCTCCTGGATGGTGCGGTCGACCACCGCGAGGTCGACCTGGTCGACGGCTGCCGAGCCTCGGTGGGCGACGTCGTGATCACGCGCCAGAACGACCGCCGGATCCGGACGTTGCGCGGCGGGTGGGTGAAAAATGGCGACCGCTGGCTGGTCATCGACATCCGGCGGGACGGCTCTGTTCTGGTCAAGCGCCTGGACGCCCGCGGCGGGCGAACGGTCCTGCCACCGGAGTATGTGGCCGAGCACATCGACCTCGGTTACGCGGTCACCGCGCATCGCGCTCAGGGCGTCACCGTCGATACGGCGCATGTCGTCGTCACTGCATCCACGACCCGAGAGAACCTCTACGTCTCCATGACTCGCGGCCGCGAGTCCAACATCGCGTACGTCGCCCTCGACCAGCCCGACGACAGCCACTCCACCCCCGGGGCGGATGACGTCACTGCCAGGACGGTTCTGTATGGCGTCCTCCAGCACAGTGGCGCCGACCTGTCGGCCACCCAAACGATCGAGGCCGAGTACGAACTCCACGGGGGCATCGACCGTCTCGCGGCCGAACTCGAGACGATCGCCGCCGAAGCTCAGCACGACCGCTTCGCCGACCTGCTCAGCCGCTCCGGGCTGACCGCCGAGCAGCACGCCGCAGCTGTCGAGTCGACGGCCTTCGGCCCACTCACGGCGGCACTCCGACGCGCCGAGGCGTACCACCACGATCTCGAGCGTCTTCTGCCTCGAGTCGTTGGGCGACACGGTCTCGACGACGCCGACGACATCGCCGCTGTTCTCCGCTACCGGGTCGACAAGCTCGCAGCGACTCCGCCGCTCGGCTGTCGCCTCCGTCCACGACTGATCGCCGGCCTGATCCCTGAACCGCTGGGCCCGATGTCAGCCGAGGACCGACAGGCGATCGACCAACGGAAGGAGCTGATCGAGTCGCGGGCACGCGCCATTGCCGAGGACGCGGTCGCCAGCCGCGAGGCGTGGGCTGGGCGACTTGGACCGCGGCATTCGTGCTCGGGCGTCGGGGATTCCTGGCCCGCCGCGGTTGAAACGGTCGCGGCGTATCGCGACCGCTACAAGATCACATCCGACCTGCCGGTCGGTGGCGTCGCGGAGAACCACGCTCAGCGCGCGGACCGTCACCGGGCGCAGGTCGCGCTGAGGGAGGCAGCTGCCCTGTCGAGAGTGAGTGACCGTCCGCCTGGCACAGCCGGCGCCGAGCGGCGGGCCATCTCAGGTCCATAG